A single region of the Plutella xylostella chromosome 26, ilPluXylo3.1, whole genome shotgun sequence genome encodes:
- the LOC105391684 gene encoding DNA-directed RNA polymerase I subunit RPA2, with protein sequence MTKSEVDCKKKVFQGPSLSYTSNPDYRKPSKISNPYLQCLGAPHVDSFNYMLEEGLEKAVADLYPVEFELPSGERVKATIDEAGFCKPSVPTDVVGVKNQRVLPTECRQRGATYKGEFKIRITMTVDGKSITTDKSLGNLPIMIRSKMCHLADMSPEELIQVNEHGDEWGGYFIIKGHERLARMLLVTRRNYPVAIRRSGWKTRGNLFTDCGVLMRCVKDDQTSTNNVLHFLQNGGCKIMFSHRKIMYYAPLLLIMKCLVDYPDHEIYNILLQGHTDDLYYTNCVQNMLRELHEENLHTSEDCLLYLGRMFRHKLYELPPWTSDVEAADWLLKRCLLIHIPDYTDKFNALVFMAQKLYALATDKCKVEGADAVMVQEILVGGHLYLQVLKERLQDFLNNLRINVQRSVTGTKKFVFNMKEFQQLLRKCGTLEARMESFLSTGTAPSNNLTLPQYKGLTIVPENINRMRYMSHFKAIHRGAFFMEMRTTEARQLLPDAWGFVCPVHTPDGAPCGLLNHLTHTAQVTQHADPNIVAKIPEVLQEYAGMVSIRQSIPGYSYSVFLDGRLVGRLPEASAARAVCHMRTLKIKGEKLPNSTEIVFVPKKEICSQFPGIFLFTTEGRMVRPVINLAHQDVELVGGMEQLHLLVAITAEEATETTTHVELSKSAFMSNLAQLVPMPDCNQSPRNMYQCQMGKQTMGTPIHTWATNAETKLYRLHTPATPLFRPAHYDRVALDDYPMGTNAVVAVISYTGYDMEDAMIINKAAHQRGFAAGSIYKSEVVDLENPSSYFCRDPAATDLHQFLDEDGLPPVGAVLKFDDPFYSYYDADKSSFVLHKFKYKEAAAVDSVRQCGDFSVRAGKKAIIMMRIQRNPSVGDKFASRAGQKGICSQLWPAEDLPFTEAGLVPDVLFNPHGFPSRMTIAMMLECMAGKSAPLHGQVHDATPFRFNEQDTAVDHFGRLLEAGGYNYYGTERMYSGADGREMVADIFFGVIHYQRLRHMVSDKWQVRTTGAVDALTRQPVKGRRRGGGVRLGEMERDALISHGASFVLQDRLLHCSDKTEATICTSCGSLLGPLISCSAGACRLCGAAAARQLAIPYIFKFFVTQLAAVNINVRIHCEGQAAITA encoded by the exons ATGACGAAATCTGAAGTGGACTGTAAAAAGAAAGTATTTCAGGGACCTTCCCTGTCATACACCAGCAATCCTGACTACCGGAAACCCTCAAAGATTTCTAACCCT TATCTACAATGCCTGGGAGCGCCTCATGTAGACTCGTTCAACTATATGTTGGAGGAAGGCTTAGAAAAAGCGGTTGCAGACTTATATCCTGTTGAGTTTGAGTTACCAAGCGGAGAGCGAGTAAAGGCTACCATTGACGAGGCTGGCTTCTGCAAGCCCAGTGTTCCCACCGATGTGGTGGGGGTGAAGAACCAAAGAGTGCTACCGACAGAATGCAGACAGCGAGGTGCTACATACAAGGGAGAATTCAAGATCAGAATCACAATGACTGTTGATGGCAAGTCCATCACTACTGACAAGTCTTTGGGTAACCTGCCTATCATGATAAGG tCAAAGATGTGTCACTTGGCAGACATGTCACCGGAGGAGCTCATACAAGTGAATGAACATGGGGATGAGTGGGGTGGATACTTTATCATAAAG GGCCACGAGCGCCTCGCCCGCATGCTCCTGGTCACGCGGAGGAACTATCCGGTGGCGATCCGGCGCTCCGGCTGGAAGACCCGAGGGAACCTGTTCACCGACTGCGGGGTGCTGATGCGGTGTGTGAAGGATGACCAGACTAGCACT AACAATGTGCTCCACTTCCTCCAAAATGGCGGCTGCAAGATCATGTTCTCGCACCGAAAGATCATGTACTACGCGCCTCTACTGCTGATCATGAAGTGTCTGGTCGACTACCCTGACCACgagatttataatatactgTTGCAGGGGCATACGGATGATTTGTactatactaa CTGCGTTCAAAACATGCTACGCGAGTTGCACGAAGAAAACCTGCACACGTCAGAAGACTGTCTCCTCTACCTCGGTCGTATGTTCCGACACAAACTATACGAGCTGCCCCCCTGGACCAGTGACGTGGAGGCCGCTGATTGGCTGCTGAAGCGCTGTCTGCTTATACACATACCGGACTATACGGATAAGTTTAACGCGCTGGTTTTCATGGCGCAGAAGCTGTATGCGTTGGCTACGGATAAGTGTAAG GTGGAAGGAGCCGATGCGGTAATGGTGCAAGAGATCCTGGTCGGCGGCCATCTTTACTTACAAGTGCTGAAAGAAAGACTTCAGGACTTCCTGAACAATCTGCGTATTAATGTGCAGAGGTCCGTTACAGGGACTAAGAAGTTCGTGTTTAATATG AAAGAATTCCAGCAACTCTTGCGCAAGTGCGGCACTCTGGAGGCGCGCATGGAGTCGTTCCTGTCCACCGGCACCGCGCCCTCCAACAACCTCACGTTGCCGCAGTACAAGGGACTCACCATCGTGCCCGAGAACATCAATAGGATGCGCTACATGAGCCACTTCAA AGCAATCCACCGAGGAGCATTCTTCATGGAAATGCGAACAACAGAAGCGCGTCAGTTGCTGCCAGACGCGTGGGGCTTTGTCTGTCCCGTTCACACTCCCGACGGGGCGCCCTGCGGCCTGCTCAACCATCTCACTCACACCGCGCAG GTCACACAGCATGCGGACCCGAATATTGTGGCTAAAATACCCGAGGTGCTACAGGAATATG CGGGCATGGTATCAATCCGCCAGTCCATCCCGGGCTACTCTTACTCAGTCTTTCTGGACGGGCGTCTCGTGGGACGCCTCCCAGAGGCCTCGGCCGCCCGCGCCGTGTGTCACATGAGAACCTTGAAAATCAAGGGGGAGAAGTTGCCCAATAGCACCGAGATCGTGTTTGTGCCGAAGAAGGAG ATCTGCTCACAATTCCCGGGCATCTTCCTCTTCACGACCGAGGGCCGGATGGTCCGCCCAGTCATCAATCTCGCCCACCAAGACGTGGAGCTGGTGGGCGGCATGGAGCAGCTGCACCTGCTCGTGGCCATCACCGCGGAGGAGGCCACAG AAACAACTACGCACGTGGAGCTATCGAAGTCGGCCTTCATGAGCAATTTAGCTCAACTGGTGCCCATGCCGGACTGCAACCAGTCGCCGCG TAACATGTACCAATGCCAGATGGGCAAGCAAACGATGGGCACGCCCATCCACACGTGGGCCACCAACGCGGAGACCAAGCTGTACCGCCTGCACACGCCGGCCACGCCCTTGTTCCGACCGGCTCACTATGATCGAGTGGCTCTGGATGACTACCCCATGGGAACTAATGCCGTGGTGGCGGTGATTTCTTACACG GGCTACGACATGGAAGACGCCATGATAATCAACAAGGCGGCGCATCAGCGAGGGTTTGCAGCCGGCTCCATCTACAAGTCTGAAGTGGTGGATCTGGAGAACCCTTCTTCGTATTTCTGTAGGGATCCCGCGGCCACGGACTTACATCAG TTCCTAGATGAAGATGGTTTGCCGCCAGTCGGAGCAGTACTAAAATTCGATGACCCATTCTACAG TTACTACGACGCAGACAAGAGCTCCTTCGTATTACACAAGTTCAAGTACAaggaggcggcggcggtggactCGGTGCGGCAGTGCGGCGACTTCAGCGTCAGAGCCGGGAAGAAGGCCATCATCATGATGAGGATACAG CGCAACCCATCAGTAGGCGACAAGTTCGCCTCCCGAGCCGGCCAAAAGGGCATATGCTCCCAACTGTGGCCCGCCGAAGACCTGCCCTTCACGGAGGCGGGGCTGGTGCCCGACGTGCTGTTCAACCCGCACGGCTTCCCGTCGCGCATGACCATCGCCATGATGCTCGAGTGCATGGCCGGCAAGAGCGCGCCGCTGCACGGACAG GTGCACGACGCAACCCCGTTCCGCTTCAACGAGCAGGACACGGCCGTGGACCACTTCGGGCGGCTGCTGGAGGCCGGCGGGTACAACTACTACGGCACTGAGCGCATGTACAG TGGAGCGGATGGCCGAGAAATGGTGGCTGATATCTTCTTCGGTGTGATCCACTACCAGCGACTCAGACACATGGTGTCGGACAAATGGCAGGTGCGGACCACGGGGGCTGTTGATGCACTGACGAGACAGCCTGTTAAAG GTCGtcgtcgcggcggcggcgtgcgtCTCGGCGAGATGGAGCGGGACGCGCTCATCTCGCACGGCGCGTCGTTTGTACTCCAGGACCGCCTGCTGCACTGCTCCGACAAGACCGAG GCGACAATCTGCACCTCCTGTGGCTCGCTGCTCGGGCCTCTGATCTCGTGCAGCGCGGGCGCGTGTCGCCtgtgcggcgcggcggcggcgcggcagcTCGCCATCCCCTACATATTCAAGTTCTTCGTCACGCAACTGGCCGCCGTGAACATCAATGTGCGGATACACTGCGAGGGGCAGGCCGCTATTACTGCTTGA